In the Dermochelys coriacea isolate rDerCor1 chromosome 23, rDerCor1.pri.v4, whole genome shotgun sequence genome, tctattgaaatcaaagcTGAAATTCTCCCGCTGCCCCAGGACTCCAGAAGCAGGCCCTTCCGCTATGACACCTGCCTGATCTAGCTCCTCTTTCCTCGCAAAATCTCCCCAGCCCCTGATGGATTTCCCTCCGTTGGTGCAAAATGGGAGATTCCTGGCTGCACTGGCTCTGGGTCTAAGGCAGCTGCGTGAGTCTGGGGCTCACCCAACGAAGCACACTGAGGAGTGGCTCCAGCGGGAGCCCTGCTTAGCTACAACGGagacccagcaccctgccccagaCCCCAGCTGGGGTCCATCTCCATGGAATCAATGGGGCCAGACCCCAGCTGGGTTCAATTGGCCATAgctccattagagtcaatgggacCGCACCCCCAGTCGGTGTCCATCACATGGGACCAGACCCCCAGCCAGTATCCATCATCCATAGCTCCAAGGAATCAATGGGGCgagatccccagctggggtcaTAGAGTCATAAAAGATCagggtttgaagagacctcaggaggtcatctagtccaaccccttgctcaaagcaagaccaaccccaactaaatcatcccagccagggctttgtcaagccgggccttaaaaatctctaaggatggagatcccaccactgccctaggtaacccattccagggcttcaccaccatcctagggaaatagtgtttcctactatccaacccagacctcccgcactgcaacttgagaccattgctccttgttctgtcatctgcccccactgagaacagccgagctccatcctcttgggaacccccttcagggagttgaaggctgctgtcaaatcccccctcactcttctcttctgcagattaaataagcccagttccctcagcctctcctaataaatcatcggctgtagctccattagagtcaatggggccagaccccCAGCCTGTGTCCATCAGCGGTAGCTCCATGAAATCAAAAGGGCCAGACCCCATCTGGGGTCAGCTGGCCATAGCTCCGTTAGAGTCAATGGAGCCAGACCCCAGCTACACACCCGTTTCTCTTTCCATTGGCAGAAAGCAGTGGTTTTAATTTGTATTGGCTCTTTTCTCTCTTCCGCCCATCCTCAGCAGAGCACACTCATATTACTGTCGCACCAGAAGGCTCAATCAGGATCACTCTTatgctgtgctaggtgctggacaaacagaCTGAAAGATCCAGCATCTGCCTTAcaatctagagcaggggtgctcaacctgtggctccagggccacgtgcggctcttcagaagttaatatgcagctccttggctaggcaccgactccggggctggagctacaggcgccaactttccaatgtgctggggcgggggcaggctcactgctcaacccctggctctgccacaggcccttcccccactccaccccttccccccgtcccctgagcctgcaatgccctcactccttccccctcctccccagagcctcctgcacgccacgaaacagctgatctggaagtgcagggagggagggggagacgcTGATCGgcaggtgggtgggaggcgctgggaatggggtgggggagctgctgacatattactgtggctctttggcaatgtacattggtaaattctggctccttctcaggctcaggttggccacccctgatctagagacAAGTGACCCAGCCCAACTGATGCAGTTGTTGCAACAAGAAGAGTTTTGACTAGGGGTAGGAGATGGGATCAGAGTGGTTAGATGACTAGACTGGAATCAgaacgcctgggttctctccctggctcttgGAGGGCAGTGAAGtgtagtgggttagagcaggggggctgggagccaggactcctgggttctctccccagctcttggagggcagtggggtgtagtgggttagagcaggggtgctgTCAGCACTCCCAGATTCTAACCCTGgatctgggagggaagtggattctagtggttagagcagagaacGTGAGGTACGATTGTGATTTGGAGATGACAACAAGGTCAGGGCTCCTGGATTTCACGTCCTCTGCTGTAGCCACTAGACCCCAAAACTTagcaagggggggaaaaacaaacggCCTCACCTCTGGAATACGGGGGTGCCCGGTGCTGGGTAGAGGTTCCAGGCACATTAGGAGAGCAAAGGGAAGGAGCAGCAGCTGTCTCAGCATTGGCATGATGTGTCCCCGCAGCTCCACCAAGAAGAACCAACCTCCGAGATCTCTTTTTTGGATGCACTTTTTAAAGCTTCACGGGTTTTTCTCCCCCCGCACCTCTCAATGCAGCATTCATGCGGACACAAGCTGTGATTGTCCACCCctcagaggctggagggaggccaggccttCGCTCTCCGCTCTGTAagatgaaatgaaaacaaaatgttcaggCAAGTCCGTGCCCTAGgttaaaaagggaaaaatgcaAGGAAGCCCATGCAAGGGTCACAGGAGCCAGAGACCGGGAGCTGAAGAACGGAAGGCCAGCGGAAAAGGAGCCGGCTCTGCGTACCTGGTGGGCTGAACTCCACGGCCAGGACTCAGCCTGGCTCAAGGGTTGCAGGTGCAACGGGTTTCCTTGGAGGAGCCACGGAGATTTTATTGAGCGGGATTTCACATCAGTTACATCCCCGTGATCCATGAGGGCGTCTCTTCCCATGGGGCCAGACAGGACAGCTGGGATCATCGAGTCTGCCCCCCTGTACGGCACAGGCCAGATGACTGCCCCCCACAATGGAGAGGGAGGTTGGATGACTAGGGGAAAGGGTTGGGGGCCCTTCCTCTCTAGGGGGCACCCCGTCAAGCCCTAGAGTGGGAACTGGCTGGCTCAGCaaggtggggaatggggcctTTCCCTTCTAAGAGGCGCCGGCTCCTATTCAGCCCAGGACAGGGGACCGGCTGTTGAAGACCCTTCGAGTTCATGAGCCAGAGGACGTCAGAATTGCCGGGGTCATTCTTGTGACACTGATTTGCAAAAGACGTAAAGGGGCTCAGGTGTGGAGAAAACTCCGAGCGCTGTTATTAACGCAAGCCAGGCTGACCGCAGGGAGATTCTGGGTTTGGCTgcaatggagggggagggaagccaTGCAGCATTTCTCTCCGTTGGGAGCTCTGGCTAGGTCGGTACTCCATAGAGCCCAGGGGAGGCACTGGGATCTAGTGGCAGCGGGGCTGGAGTGGAAGCCAGGACatgtgggttctgttcctggctctggcccTTCCGCTCTCTGGGTcattggtggagccagggagagaatccaggagactggcccccccagcttccccctgctctaaccactagaccctactcccctcccagagcctgggagagaacccaggagccctggcttctagccccctgctctaaccactagaccctactcccaTAGCCAGCTCCCAATCCTGCCCCCTTCCTCAGGGGTCTGGATTGGGACAGGAGCAAGCTGGAGGTGAAGGGCTATCGGTTTCTCTAGAGCATCCCACAGCTGCTTTTTGGAGTAACCAGCCTCTGGACAGATGGGTGTCCAAAGGTCCCAGGTGcctgcagagtgggggtgggctgggccagtttacAGGGGCTGTCGGGGCGCAATTGGATGGTTTGATCTCTTGGTGAAGATTCGGTCCAATTTCTCAGGGCTGCATTCAGCATCACCAAGTCGAGACCCTGGCCCCCTCAAGCAGCTCTCTGAGCCAACCCTTCCTCTCCACTCTGGTCAGCCCCACAGCTCTGATCCCCActgtaaactgaggcacggggcttctgtggcagaactgggaattgagTGCTATCTGGatcgtaagctctttgggacagcaTGATGGGGTCTCAATCTCAGCAAGGGGTGTCTGTGCcaggggccccaatctcagtggGGGCAGTGTGTGCAGCGCCTGGCAGGATGAGACCCCAATCTCAGCAGGGGCGGGGTTTGTGCAGCACCCGGTgcgacagggccctgatcctgatcgGGGGTGTCTGTGCAGTGTCCAGTGTGATGGGGTCCCAATGTCAGTCTGGGGGTATCTGTGCAGCACTGTGCCTGGCGTAACAGGGGCCCCAGCTCAGGTGGGGGCATTTCTACCATAACAACAACgtctttttaaaacaatctaaaGCCAGGGGCATTACTTTTTGTAGGACCCACACAAACAAATCCCTCTATGGAGGAAGAAACAAACTAGCGAGAAGGCCCGGATTTTTACTAGGGAGGACTGTTAATCATCGGAACAACTCACCTAGGGACAGGGTGGATGCCCCTcccttgatgtctttaaatcaggactggGTGTGAAAGATCCATCAGAAGCAGTGGGTGCTATCCCAGGATAAATGCTGGACATTCCCCAGCCCGTGTCTCCCAGGTCAGATTCGAAGATCTCCGTGGCTCCTTGCAGCATTGAGATCCCCGCCAGAGCTGTGCCAATCCCTCGAGGTGGTGGAAGCTAAGCAAGGAAATAAACAAATACAGAGCCAGATCCTTTCTTGGCCTGGCGCGGCTGTTTACATCAACCTCTGCCAAAGAGGAGAGGGCCAAGGCTCAGTGAAAaggcttcttctttctttctgaaaaagtcaaaacaacaaaaccaagaATTCTGGAGCCACAGAAAAGGGGGAATTGGAAAGAAGCTGAAGGAGGCTGGAAGGGGCAACCCTGAGCCGTGAAAGAAATTAGTCATTGACAGGGAAATGTGATGCCTGTGCTGGTGTCTTGGTTATTTATCCGAGCGGTGGGTTTGGAACTCGCCCCAGaccagagctgtgcaggctgAAAATACCCAGGTTTTAGTCCCAGGGGGCTGGTGACCAAATGTTTTACATTTCCATGGCACAAACTCCAGCTGAAACGAggctcccattgtgccaggcactgcagagaCCCTGACCGAGAGCAGGGcccccccattgtgccaggggcCACACAGATGCCCGTCACCAATGGGTGCCCCTTGTGCCAGGTGCTTACTGAGATTGGTGCCCTCACTGTGCCCgatgctgcacagaccccaaccaaAAGCAGTGCCTGATCATGCAAGTCACTGTACATACACTAAGAGACAGTCCCAAACCTGACCACCTAAATAGCCAAAGGTTATTTCAACCCATTGGACAggtagggaaaccgaggcaccggAGACACTCCTCCTGATCTCCTGGGTCCCCTTCCAGATTACCCGTCAGCCGTCTGATAACGCTCTCTGCTGGGGTCAGGGAGGCGAACGGGCTGTTTTGAGAGGATTCTTCTCATGCCCCCCTGAAGCTGtcgtggggtggggcgggagaaAAGGCTGGGCAGGACCATGGGCTGTGGacccaggagggctggggggctccTGCAACTGCAATGGGGTGagggcatgggggagaggggcaggtgtgggcaTGGCCTTTAGGGGGCAGGCCTAGGAGTCCATGACATGGCCCACGCGTGGGGGAAGggtacccaccccacccccagtgactGGAAACCAACCACCATTGCAGCTGATAAGGACTTTAAGCCTCCCTGGcatgggggcagtggggcccagaggcaggagcaggggcctggctacCCCTTCCCTGGGAGCTGGGATCCACTGGGGCAGCCGTGGGGTGAAGGAGCCAGAGGCTGAACCCCAGCCCCCCTTAGCAGTCCCCCCTTGCTCCTGTCCCCGCCGTACCCACAGGGCAGACGATCTGCCTGGGAGTGATGGCCCAAATGAGGTGCAGTCAGGGGCTTGGCCCCTCCCATGATGGAGCTTGTCTTGGGGATACTTCCCTacgctgtgccccctcccccagccagccactccccccgtgccccattcctTACCCctctgccaccctggagccagaTGGAAGcgggcaccccctagaggggaaaggccccctgccccattcccttaGCCAGCTCTCGTCCTAGCAAAGAGAGTTTCTGGGACCCAAATCCCTTCCCTACCCTGCCCGTTCTGCTCTGCTCCTCTTCCACCTCTGCCCAGGTGGAAAACATGGCCATGGAGGAGGACTATGtgcagacccagacccagacccagacccagaccacCAGCCAGGTGCAGCGGAACTTGGAGAGATTCTCAGGGGCTCAAGTGGATCAGAAGATGGGGGGACGTCATGGGAGCCTGTTCTTCCCCcagggcagccccatccctttTTGTAACACAGCTTGTCTTCCCCCTGCAGGTGAATGAATTGGTGCAATTCCTGCTGATCAAGGATCAGAAGAAAATCCCCATCAGATGGGTAGGTAAGAGAGCAGCTAGATGGTcaaggagtttggggtgggggttccaCAGCCCCCTTGAGGTTAGCAGAGGGGCTCCTTGAGGCCACTTCTGTTCCCCACTCAgtctgaacccaggtctctgaagCAGCAGAGTCAGGATTCAGGCAAGGTGTTTTTCACACTGCATGTGCTACATCTATATGCTTTGATTAGGTTTTCTGTAGTCACTGCCCTGCGCTCCCTTCTCAGAGCTggtgatagaacccaggagtcctgattcacAGCCaccctgccctaaccactagaccccactcccctcccagagctgcagatggaacccaggagtcctgattccccagTCACCAGCAAGGTTTGAAACTTTCAGAGACCCGACTTGAATCCCCATGATGCAGGCTATGGGATCCCCAGGAGGAGGTAGCTGATGAGGAGGTGGATGTCACTGGAACAGTCACTAAGAAGTTACAGCACCAGACCCCTGActtctatttccagttctgccactggccctgctgggtTAGAGGGTTACCACTGCAGGGGCCCTGTCCTGCCAGCTGGGGGTGCTAGGAGCCATTGGAAGGGCTTTAACAGggccccccctcttcccccttgtaGATATTCTGAAGAACGTCATCAAAGACAACAAAGAGGTCTACTGTGAGATCATTAACCGAGCCAGCAGGACGCACTCTTCTGTAGCAGTGCCAGGCGCTAGGGGATGccgtgctgtggggtggggtgcaggggctccCCTGCCCATCAGTGCCAGGTGGTAGGGAGCACCCTGCTGCATGAGGGACCATCTTTCCACTGAGCGATCTTTAAACATTGCTCAAAACCGTTATGTTTGCCTTGGTGTGCTGAGTCGGTCTTGGCTACTTTATTTTTCAGCCCTTTCCTCTTGCCCCTCCCCTCCTAatgtcaggaatagaacccaggtgtcctggttcCCAGGCCCCTTGTTCTAACCATTAAACTTTACTTACCTCTTTGTCAGGGTTAAAagacaggagtcctggctcccagacctccTTGCTCTAGCCCCTAGATGTCAGTCCCTTCCCAATGTCCGAGAGAGAATAtgagaatggccagactgggtcagaccgacggtccatctagcccagtgtcctgtcttccgacagtgaccagtgccaggtgccccagagggaatgaacagaacaggggatcaccaagtgatccatcccgtcacccgttcccagctcctggcaaacaggccagggacatcatccctgcccagcctggctaatagccactgaaagagagaactcaggagtcctggctctctgcACCCCCCTACTCTAACCATAAGACTCCACTCCCCATCCCATGCCTCTGTGCAGTTAACCTTTCCCCCCCACAGGTGTTTGGGCTGCAACTGGTGGAGATAGACACTAAGCATGACATCTACATACTGGTCAGCAACCGGCCAGGCCTGGATGGGGAGAACCTAAAGCagtaagggagggagggggctggctggctggctggctgggggcactGTCACAGATTTCCCCCCCCTTGGGAGCCTTCcaagccctcaagggttaatcCTTGTCATTAGGCTCCACGCACCCCCTAAAAACTGCCAGGGCTGCTCCCTGAACGTCCCCATCCTTGCATTGTTCCGCTGCCCCCTAGTGGCCAGAAGTCTGCCTCGCAGCGTCCATGCCCAGGGGGAGGTCTGCTGGGAGATCTATAGGCTATCCTTGgctctagtggttacagcaaggGAGGcacctgggaggcaggactcctgggttctatgcccagctcggggaggggcatgggggaggctgggagctaggatgctgggtttttcccccccaactcTGGAAGGTTTGAGTGGGGTCTTTGCTCTGCCATTAAACCCCTTACCTCCTTGTCCAGATCCCTAGTCCTCCACAGAGTTCCCTGGGTGAGTGACACCCCCATTGTGCGTTGCAGGGACAATCGCACGGCCAAACTGGGCCTCGTCACCGTCATCCTCAGCTTCATCTACATGAGGGGCAATGCTGCTAAGGAGTgtaagccccaccccttccctgagagccccgccccttccctttGGGCCCTGCCTCCTGATTGACAGGCTCTCTCTGTCCTTTCAGCTGATGTGTGGGAGATGTTGAAGAAACTGCGAGTTGAACCCGGGTAGGTGTGGAGTCTAGGACACCAGGGATTAATCCCCAGTAGGCTCCTCCCCCTCTGTGCATCAAACAGCCAATGGAGCGGCTTGCAGAGTGGGGCAGCCAGTGACCCCCCTGAGGTCCTACCCTTTAACACATTCCTATCCCCAACCCTTCCAGAAAGAGACACAAGGTCTTTGGGAACGTCAGGGAGTTGGTGACTGTGCAATTTGTCCCGCAAAAGTAAGTTTGGGCTTGTCAGGGAGGAGAGTGGTTAGAGCTAGGCagtgggggagccaggactcctggggtgaCATTGCCCCAGAGCCCTGCGGTGCCTCCTGCCGGTTGTCcggggaattagctcttttcagtcAGGAATGCCTCTGCCTTCCGCGTCTCACCTGCCACTAGCCCTgtgcccctcccagaccccggtgcccttctagattagggttctgccccctggcggTACCCCCTCAGTCGGGGTCTTCCCTcctaggggaacccccaaccccatcccccccttgcctcagtggctactgtcagtcatcatctagcccccactccctggggcaggcTGTACCACTCATGATCAGCCAGGGGgtcagaccagctgcctctgtctgggtctgggctgctcctctgcagccttagGACCCTTTCGTGGGCCTTTACctcagccagcagctctgctaggctggagctccccagcccagccctgggtaccctcctcagcttccccagcagccaggtccttctctctgtGTAGCTAGAGAGAGTCTGTCTCAGCGCCTGGCTAAcagccctcttatagggccagctgtggcctgattgggatGTGGCCCCACCTGTGGCaacttcccccaatcagcctagctctCCTCTGGCTACAGCCCTCACTCAGGCCTGTTTTAAGCCCTTTGAAGCATGGCAGGGTGACCACCCTGCCACAGGCAGGCTCTGGGAAGTCTGAGGTGCTGTGATGGCCCGATGGGGCAGGCAGTTTGCATCCCGCAGGGCCAGGGGAGCCCAGAGCCTGGCCGTTTATACCCTGCTGCCGAGGATCTTGCTGCCCTGCCATGCAGGCAGACAGTTCCCTGTGCCCACAGGTGTCAGGGACATATGCAGCCTGGGCTGGCCCTTTACCTTTCTCTGGCAGCTGGGGAGATCAAGCAAGCCCTTTTccctctggggagggggaggagggctggccccaggggctCTGGAGATGCAGTGGAGGGTGGAGCCTGCGTCCCCCGGGGAAACAGAcacagggagaggaaaggagtaGTGGACCAGCTAGAACCCCAATGTCTGCACCCCAATGCTGTACCCACTCTGCCATGCTGGGAGCAGGtcgctgaggggtggggggagagcccaGAGGGAGGATGTGGACTCAATGAcagagtgggggtgtgtgtgaagatTTGATGGTCGCTGATCTCCATGCCCCGACCCCTCAGGTACCTGGAGTACAGCCGCATGCCCAACACGGACCTGGCCGAGTTTCAGTTCCAGTGCGGGCTGCCGGCCACCAAGGAGACCTGCAAGATGCAGATCCTGCACTTTGTCGCCAAGGTATGTGCTGTCGGGGGCTAGGCCCAGGGGGCTGGGGTCACTCAGAGGGAGCCATGGATAGGAGGATGAGGGCTAAAACGCCAGGGGGCAGGGCTTAGGAGGATAGTCTCTGGGCAACCAAGGGGCTGAGGCTTGGGGGGTAGTCGCCATGTGTCCCTTAAGGGCTGCTGGCACCCAAGTAGGCtcgggagggaggaggaaattgCAGCCCAGATGTCCCAGCTCCCATTGCTTCTCTGCCCCTCAGATCCAGAGCAAGGACCCCACAGCCTGGACCAGCCAGTACaatgaagcagcagctgcagagggcCTGTCCCACCACACTAGTGCCCCTGGAGATGCTGGGGGCCAGCCGGGGGGCACACAGAAGGAAGCAGTCAGCCTGGTCCACTTCACCCACAGGTGCTCCACCCCATGGCGCCTTGTGAACCAGCAGCCCTTGGGAGCGGGGGCCTCTGCCCACGCGGAGCCCAGTGTCCAAGGATTCAGTGGGACACTGCCTTTGCCCTCCTGATCCCAGTGCCCCCCTGGCACAGCAGCTGTAGAGATCCCTCCTCACCTTTCTGGGGAGGGGCCCAGGAAGCTTGTGCAAACCCCTCTCTCCCAAGTCGCCCCGCAGTGGGTTTCTTCTGCACAGAGGGCCCAGCGGTGACCTCTCACCCTTGTAATTCACCCCACATTACTTTCAAATAAAGCCCCCAACCCCTGTTAGTGGTGGGGGTCAATTGTGTTACTCGTGGGGTCTTTGCAACAGGCAGCTGGGGAGCCCCAGTTCTTAGCATTGCATAGCTGAGTGGGTCCATTACCTGACAGCTGGGgctgtgtctgctgctgctgctgcagtgcctcccAGTGGTATTAATGCCCCATGGCAATCACGGAGCCTTGCCGTGTGGTTACGCTCAGGGCAGCTCCCCTCTTGCCGAGCAattggctcaggctctctgcagactcaggcagtgtTGCTCCAGGGAAGCTCCCCACCCTTGCCGAGTGactgactcaggcttgctgtGGGCTAGAAACTAATTGAAAGCCGAGCTCATGTGGCTATCTGTGACTTCAGGAGCCGGGGCCCAAGGCCTCGATCTAGCCCCACCACCATCCTGGGGACAACAGCACTGACTACACAGCCTTGGCAAAGGAGAGAGCCGGCTTTATTGGGCGCGAGCAGTTAATAGTGGGGGGGCACCGTCCCCAGTGCTTCCTCAGGCTCCCGTGTCACGTCGACATTCTGCAACGAGATCCGGGGGGCACAGGGTTACGTGCGCCTTGCGGGCTGGAGCCGTGCCTGGTCCCATGGCTTTGAGAGCGTGGGGGTgtccctttgtgcctcagttttcactCCCTACCCCTAATCATTTAGATTGTTCTCTGGGGGAGGGACTGTCTCATTAGGGCTGTGTCATGCCTGGCATGCCAGGAGCCCTGATCTCATTCAGGGGTGTCTGTGATGGACCCCTGCTGTCAGGTGGGGTGTCAGGTGCACCCTCAGGGATGTGAATGGGGTTAGCACAGGTTACACACAGACTTTAGTAGCAGTGTagtgggatggggggcaggaagggggcagtgAGGCGGTTTAGGAGCTGGCAGGAAGGGGGCCCAGCCTGATTAAGGGGGGCAAAACTGACTTTACCTGCACCCCAAGCTGTGAGAAAGCTGTCAGACCAAGATCTTCCAAGTGGGACCATTTGGTGGGCTCCAGGCTGGCCAAAGGGTTGGTCCGGTAGTGCCAGTAAGGGGGGAGCAGGCTAGACTTGTGGGGCAGGTGCTGAGATGGAGGTGGCCGAGGAGGGGAGATAAGAGGAAATGGTTAGCGGGGGCATGCAGATCTGCTTCCCCCTCCTCAGGTGGGTGTGGGttggaggagacaggaggagctgggatccaggtgtggagggTGTTAATTTCACATGGGCTTTTGTCAGTTTTGGGGTGTCCCTCATTGAGATCAGGACTGGGAGACTGCATTGGCCTAGTCCCccagtttgggggcagggggagaagccACTCACCTGGGGGCGCTCCCGGTGTGTGTTCACGGCCTCCACGTTGAGGAAAATGGACTCCACTTGGCAACCTGCCAGCACCCCATAAAGGAAAAGGCCCCTAGGTTAGAGCAGAGAGATCCATGCCCCCCCACTTtcctccctggggtggggagtaTAACTGGGTGTGGTCCCcacatttttttgggggggggagggacctgCCAGTGGGATGTGAATGGGCCCAGAGGGATCTGGCACCTGTCTGAGGGCAGCGGGACCAGCCTGTGGTGAAAAGAGATGCACTCACCATATGCCACGGGGGTCAGTTTGAGCACGGTGTGTAGTGGGCATTTCAGATAGGGCAACTCctctgtggggagagaagagggcagTGAGATGGGGGAGTTTTGGTGTGAACAGGATTCAGCCCATGCCACACTGTCCCTCATATTCACTACTTTTAAATGGTTGTTATATTTggtataaagcatgccttgtgtatactttgaaaagtcataatctgctgaacattgtTGTCCTGTTACACTGTGTGTATCAACGTTGTATAGGGAGTTATGAGATTTGGCTATATGATTGTTACTGACGTGTTATAATTCTGGGCAACACTCACAAGCCAATTTCCCAGGGACAAAGACACACTGGCTTGCCAGCAAAGTGTTAGAGCCATGACCTGTCTAATTGGACATTCAACAGAAGGGGAAAAGGGATAGACGAAGGCATGTACAATTGATATGAAGGACAATTCACAGAATACGTACATCATGGAACTTCATGATCCCATGGGCCAGCAAGGATTTTCAGTGCAAAGGGTCAGGATATAAGAAGAGtggctccctctctgcccccatctcTACACATGGGATCAAAAACCCATCAGTGAACTGGGAGGATTGGTCCAAACTAGATGGCTTTCCACTTAGCAGGGACCGCTGAAAGTTCTGGGGTGAGAGACCTTTTGCTTTCAAATCGTATTTAGCTTGGTAAAGTTTATGAGTTAGGTGGTGCTTTTATCCTTTTATTTTCGGTGGTAACCAGTTCAGACTTTTGTGCCCATGTCACTTAACAGCTCTCCTGCTCTAGTCAATGCACCTGTTTTAACAGTTTCTCTAAACCATTGTGGTTGGGGCATCTCT is a window encoding:
- the LOC122457300 gene encoding melanoma-associated antigen 10-like, translating into MAMEEDYVQTQTQTQTQTTSQVQRNLERFSGAQVDQKVNELVQFLLIKDQKKIPIRWVDILKNVIKDNKEVYCEIINRASRTHSSVAVPGARGCRAVGWGAGAPLPISARW
- the LOC119847047 gene encoding non-structural maintenance of chromosomes element 3 homolog encodes the protein MFALVFGLQLVEIDTKHDIYILVSNRPGLDGENLKQDNRTAKLGLVTVILSFIYMRGNAAKESDVWEMLKKLRVEPGKRHKVFGNVRELVTVQFVPQKYLEYSRMPNTDLAEFQFQCGLPATKETCKMQILHFVAKIQSKDPTAWTSQYNEAAAAEGLSHHTSAPGDAGGQPGGTQKEAVSLVHFTHRCSTPWRLVNQQPLGAGASAHAEPSVQGFSGTLPLPS